In the genome of Elusimicrobiota bacterium, one region contains:
- a CDS encoding gliding motility-associated C-terminal domain-containing protein — protein MALSAVVIGSRAVALAATKSIEIHVRTPRPAPITDLVATTSDVLDGAILLRWTASGHSGNAGQAVRYQIVCSTTANIENDADWLRTDVSSAPSSACFSSPLPLPAPAGASEVFLTTGLNQFGATYYFAIRAVNSVNRAGVWLRTGGVNQNNFAKASDIPPLPPTNVRMNSFIFHHAAQVIWDVSLSADATSYNVFRTTVPGFTQSVALATNTPTLSFLDLGLDNGVTYYYRVTTIDRVGFESLPSASTNIWTHPPNPVGPGNFQIAELTTASVRWSWIAGTAVEGAQKLINAETGASISGDLSFSTTEYSETGFLSGVFIASRAVVSYNITGSSRSQAISAWTLPNIPSNFLFAFVGTSVTLQWNANNNGPLVKYFVQRSFDQLNWFTFPTPITTTTFIDASLAEGATAHYRVRAENAVQATTAFTDFISTATLRIPPAAITDLAATPGQAEGQIELRWTATGDDGFGGNLVPPSEFRIDWSTAVDTVFVPGPGNKIIITTSAAQGSLHGRMIPNLIPGATYYFGVFTRDNDGNFSGVSNIVYAWAQWDVTPPAAITNLAVTLTQDATAQMTWTSPGDDGFSGILEGRFEVGYATTLSSASPFTSVANFESSAFKIVIPTVTTPFVQHGIVIQNLASERYIHFAVRSFDERGNGSPLSNLVTKFLDNTPPPDVENFIVVSDTVTDKLNHLTWTVPLSSDAAHLVLIRSIGVPPDRALITKGQPLPMGFKLPDQSVVLSTMTPILGGAMSHNDFVPGIDLLYSTFYYMIIAIDNTGNISPGRLGATRLRENTAPKEPVALLAEIIQEKKRMALTWLPPRYTVDGATITAPYAPMPHEIEKYEIYSSSAVSGPWGLLYQIAADTFSHEMSADALVFYQMRAVDAFGNRSNESLIVDSLGRLYALADDKASYVMLPEHMARFIRPQSNPYGVPLTIRSRELPEEETSITYTAMNYWAEHAETGRILENVAFPEPVAKVVLRYGSGVKGDVTFNSFKASGLQSQGGQPLVSEDPVPLDQADRFLGLYWDNGLERVKVYGEVDKEKRTVSAEVVNLGKYYVQKLYRELGFDFDISQVEPKIITPNNDGLNDVVIFRYSNPKDVRVTGKIFDLTGGYVADLIQGPTADSKKWDGRDSRGQAVPGGVYVFQLEAEGQIFNGTIVVAR, from the coding sequence TTGGCTTTATCAGCCGTTGTCATCGGTTCGCGAGCGGTTGCTCTGGCTGCGACAAAAAGTATCGAGATTCATGTGCGCACCCCGCGTCCTGCTCCGATCACCGATCTTGTGGCCACGACTTCCGATGTGCTTGACGGCGCGATTCTTTTGCGTTGGACCGCGTCCGGCCATTCCGGCAACGCGGGCCAGGCCGTGCGTTATCAAATCGTTTGCTCCACCACCGCCAACATTGAAAACGATGCGGATTGGCTGAGAACCGATGTTTCGAGCGCGCCCTCCAGCGCTTGTTTTTCGAGCCCGTTGCCGTTGCCCGCTCCGGCCGGGGCATCCGAGGTGTTCTTGACGACCGGCCTCAATCAGTTCGGCGCCACTTACTACTTCGCCATCCGCGCGGTTAACTCGGTCAATCGCGCCGGCGTTTGGTTGAGAACCGGGGGCGTCAATCAAAACAATTTTGCCAAAGCCAGCGACATTCCTCCCCTGCCGCCGACTAACGTGCGCATGAATTCGTTCATTTTCCACCACGCAGCCCAAGTGATCTGGGATGTGTCTTTATCCGCTGATGCCACGAGCTACAACGTGTTCCGGACAACGGTGCCGGGCTTCACGCAATCGGTTGCCCTGGCCACCAATACGCCCACGTTGAGTTTTCTTGATTTGGGTTTGGACAACGGGGTGACTTATTACTACCGGGTCACGACCATCGACCGCGTGGGTTTCGAAAGCTTGCCTTCGGCTTCAACAAATATCTGGACTCATCCTCCGAATCCGGTCGGCCCCGGCAATTTCCAAATCGCGGAGTTGACGACTGCGAGCGTGCGCTGGTCCTGGATCGCGGGCACGGCCGTTGAAGGCGCGCAGAAACTCATCAACGCTGAAACAGGCGCTTCGATCAGCGGCGACTTATCCTTCAGCACCACGGAATATTCGGAGACGGGATTTTTATCCGGGGTGTTCATCGCATCACGCGCCGTTGTTTCCTACAACATCACGGGAAGCTCCCGCTCCCAAGCCATCAGCGCCTGGACGTTGCCCAATATCCCTTCGAATTTTCTTTTCGCTTTTGTCGGCACCAGCGTGACCCTCCAGTGGAACGCCAACAACAACGGCCCGTTGGTCAAGTATTTCGTGCAGCGGTCTTTTGATCAACTGAACTGGTTTACATTCCCTACGCCCATCACCACGACCACGTTTATCGATGCTTCGCTGGCCGAGGGCGCGACGGCTCATTACCGGGTTCGCGCCGAGAACGCCGTTCAAGCCACCACCGCGTTCACGGATTTCATTTCCACCGCCACGTTGAGGATTCCGCCGGCGGCGATCACGGATTTGGCGGCGACGCCCGGGCAGGCGGAAGGACAAATCGAACTTCGTTGGACCGCGACCGGCGACGACGGCTTCGGCGGGAATCTCGTGCCGCCGTCCGAATTTCGTATCGATTGGAGCACGGCCGTGGACACGGTCTTCGTTCCCGGACCGGGCAATAAAATCATCATCACCACCTCCGCGGCCCAGGGGTCGCTCCATGGCCGGATGATTCCTAATCTGATTCCCGGGGCGACGTATTATTTCGGCGTTTTTACCAGGGACAACGACGGCAATTTTTCCGGGGTTTCCAATATCGTCTATGCCTGGGCGCAGTGGGACGTGACCCCGCCGGCGGCGATTACCAACCTGGCCGTCACTCTGACGCAAGACGCCACCGCTCAGATGACCTGGACAAGCCCTGGCGACGACGGCTTTAGCGGAATTTTAGAGGGCCGTTTTGAAGTCGGGTACGCGACCACGCTTTCATCGGCATCTCCGTTCACCAGTGTCGCCAATTTTGAAAGCAGCGCATTTAAAATCGTCATCCCGACCGTAACCACCCCTTTTGTTCAACACGGCATTGTGATCCAGAATTTGGCTTCGGAGCGCTACATTCACTTTGCCGTGCGTTCGTTCGATGAACGGGGCAACGGCTCCCCTCTCTCCAATTTGGTCACTAAATTTTTGGACAACACGCCGCCGCCCGATGTGGAGAATTTCATCGTGGTTTCGGATACGGTGACGGACAAGCTCAATCATCTTACCTGGACCGTTCCCCTGTCATCGGACGCCGCGCATTTGGTTTTGATTCGAAGCATCGGCGTGCCGCCGGATAGAGCCTTGATTACCAAGGGTCAACCGCTGCCGATGGGTTTTAAGCTGCCGGATCAAAGCGTCGTGTTGAGCACGATGACGCCCATTTTAGGCGGGGCTATGAGCCATAACGATTTTGTGCCTGGAATCGACCTGCTCTATTCCACGTTCTATTACATGATCATCGCGATCGACAATACCGGCAATATTTCGCCGGGCCGTTTAGGCGCTACGCGCTTGAGAGAAAACACGGCGCCTAAAGAACCGGTCGCTCTTCTGGCCGAGATCATTCAAGAAAAAAAGCGGATGGCGTTGACTTGGCTTCCGCCGCGTTACACCGTAGACGGCGCCACAATCACGGCGCCCTACGCTCCGATGCCGCATGAAATCGAGAAGTACGAGATTTATTCCTCCAGCGCCGTCAGCGGACCCTGGGGTCTGCTCTATCAGATCGCGGCCGATACTTTTTCCCATGAGATGAGCGCGGACGCGCTTGTTTTTTATCAGATGCGCGCCGTGGATGCTTTCGGCAACCGTTCCAATGAAAGCTTGATCGTCGACAGTCTGGGGCGCCTCTATGCCCTGGCGGACGATAAAGCCTCTTATGTGATGCTGCCGGAGCATATGGCCCGCTTTATCAGGCCGCAGTCGAATCCCTACGGTGTTCCGTTGACGATCAGGTCTCGTGAGCTTCCTGAAGAGGAAACCAGCATTACGTATACGGCCATGAATTACTGGGCCGAACATGCGGAAACGGGCCGCATTCTTGAAAACGTGGCGTTCCCTGAACCTGTGGCTAAGGTAGTGCTGCGTTACGGCTCGGGCGTCAAGGGGGATGTGACGTTCAACTCCTTCAAGGCGTCGGGTTTGCAATCGCAAGGCGGCCAGCCTCTGGTTTCCGAAGACCCGGTACCCCTTGATCAGGCGGATCGGTTCTTGGGTCTTTACTGGGACAACGGACTGGAGCGCGTTAAAGTTTACGGCGAAGTCGATAAAGAAAAACGAACCGTGTCCGCCGAAGTGGTCAATCTGGGCAAGTATTACGTGCAAAAGCTTT